One Loxodonta africana isolate mLoxAfr1 chromosome 4, mLoxAfr1.hap2, whole genome shotgun sequence genomic region harbors:
- the ENO2 gene encoding gamma-enolase isoform X2, with protein MSIEKIWAREILDSRGNPTVEVDLYTAKGLFRAAVPSGASTGIYEALELRDGDKQRYLGKGVLKAVDHINTTIAPALISSGLSVVEQEKLDNLMLELDGTENKSKFGANAILGVSLAVCKAGAAERELPLYRHIAQLAGNSDLILPVPAFNVINGGSHAGNKLAMQEFMILPVGAESFRDAMRLGAEVYHTLKGVIKDKYGKDATNVGDEGGFAPNILENSEALELVKEAIDKAGYTEKIVIGMDVAASEFYRDGKYDLDFKSPPDPSRYITGDQLGALYQDFVRDYPVVSIEDPFDQDDWAAWSKFTANVGIQIVGDDLTVTNPKRIERAVEEKACNCLLLKVNQIGSVTEAIQACKLAQENGWGVMVSHRSGETEDTFIADLVVGLCTGQIKTGAPCRSERLAKYNQLMRIEEELGDEARFAGHNFRNPSVL; from the exons ATGTCGATAGAGAAGATCTGGGCCCGGGAGATCCTGGACTCCCGTGGGAATCCCACGGTGGAGGTGGATCTCTACACTGCCAAAG GTCTTTTCCGGGCTGCAGTGCCCAGTGGAGCCTCCACTGGCATCTACGAGGCCCTAGAGCTGAGGGATGGTGACAAACAGCGTTACTTAGGCAAAG GTGTCCTGAAGGCAGTGGACCATATCAACACCACCATTGCCCCAGCCCTCATCAGCTCA GGCCTCTCTGTGGTGGAACAGGAGAAACTGGACAACCTGATGCTGGAGCTGGATGGGACTGAGAACAAAT CCAAGTTTGGGGCCAATGCCATCCTGGGTGTGTCTCTGGCTGTGTGTAAGGCGGGGGCAGCCGAGCGCGAATTGCCCCTATATCGCCACATTGCTCAGCTGGCTGGGAACTCAGACCTCATCCTTCCTGTGCCG GCCTTCAACGTGATCAATGGTGGCTCCCATGCTGGGAACAAGCTGGCCATGCAGGAGTTCATGATCCTCCCAGTGGGTGCTGAGAGCTTTCGGGACGCCATGCGACTTGGGGCAGAGGTCTACCACACGCTCAAGGGGGTCATCAAGGACAAGTATGGCAAGGATGCCACCAATGTAGGCGATGAAGGAGGTTTTGCCCCCAATATCCTGGAGAACAGTGAAG CCTTGGAGCTGGTGAAGGAAGCAATCGACAAGGCTGGCTACACGGAAAAGATCGTCATTGGCATGGATGTTGCTGCCTCAGAGTTTTATCGTGATGGCAAATATGACTTGGACTTCAAGTCTCCCCCTGATCCTTCTCGATACATCACTGGGGACCAGCTGGGGGCCCTCTACCAGGACTTTGTCAGGGACTATCCTG TGGTCTCCATTGAAGATCCGTTTGATCAGGATGATTGGGCTGCCTGGTCCAAGTTCACAGCCAATGTAGGGATCCAGATTGTGGGTGATGATCTGACAGTAACCAACCCAAAGCGTATTGAGCGGGCAGTGGAGGAAAAGGCCTGCAACTGCCTGCTGCTCAAGGTCAACCAGATCGGCTCTGTAACTGAAGCCATCCAGGC GTGCAAGCTGGCCCAGGAGAATGGCTGGGGGGTCATGGTGAGTCATCGCTCAGGAGAGACGGAGGACACGTTCATCGCTGACCTGGTTGTGGGGTTGTGCACAGGCCAG ATCAAGACTGGTGCCCCGTGCCGTTCTGAGCGTCTGGCCAAGTACAACCAGCTCATGAG AATCGAAGAAGAGCTAGGGGATGAGGCACGCTTCGCTGGACATAACTTCCGCAATCCCAGTGTGCTGTGA
- the ENO2 gene encoding gamma-enolase isoform X1 → MGTCIWVLLGWHSFIPVGSYLCMRGIRWADEVTACASGCVCVSGEQCEERAERLNLAGRSSGLEGKSNPWPSSVLLFLSSSFHIPLPGLFRAAVPSGASTGIYEALELRDGDKQRYLGKGVLKAVDHINTTIAPALISSGLSVVEQEKLDNLMLELDGTENKSKFGANAILGVSLAVCKAGAAERELPLYRHIAQLAGNSDLILPVPAFNVINGGSHAGNKLAMQEFMILPVGAESFRDAMRLGAEVYHTLKGVIKDKYGKDATNVGDEGGFAPNILENSEALELVKEAIDKAGYTEKIVIGMDVAASEFYRDGKYDLDFKSPPDPSRYITGDQLGALYQDFVRDYPVVSIEDPFDQDDWAAWSKFTANVGIQIVGDDLTVTNPKRIERAVEEKACNCLLLKVNQIGSVTEAIQACKLAQENGWGVMVSHRSGETEDTFIADLVVGLCTGQIKTGAPCRSERLAKYNQLMRIEEELGDEARFAGHNFRNPSVL, encoded by the exons atgggcACGTGCATATGGGTGTTACTTGGTTGGCACAGCTTCATTCCTGTGGGTTCCTACTTGTGCATGCGGGGCATCAGATGGGCAGATGAGGTCACTGCTTGTGCatcaggctgtgtgtgtgtgtcaggggaaCAGTGTGAGGAGAGGGCTGAAAGGCTGAATTTGGCAGGCAGGAGTTCAGGGCTGGAAGGTAAAAGTAATCCCTGGCCCAGTAGtgtccttctcttcctttcctcctcattCCATATTCCTCTTCCAGGTCTTTTCCGGGCTGCAGTGCCCAGTGGAGCCTCCACTGGCATCTACGAGGCCCTAGAGCTGAGGGATGGTGACAAACAGCGTTACTTAGGCAAAG GTGTCCTGAAGGCAGTGGACCATATCAACACCACCATTGCCCCAGCCCTCATCAGCTCA GGCCTCTCTGTGGTGGAACAGGAGAAACTGGACAACCTGATGCTGGAGCTGGATGGGACTGAGAACAAAT CCAAGTTTGGGGCCAATGCCATCCTGGGTGTGTCTCTGGCTGTGTGTAAGGCGGGGGCAGCCGAGCGCGAATTGCCCCTATATCGCCACATTGCTCAGCTGGCTGGGAACTCAGACCTCATCCTTCCTGTGCCG GCCTTCAACGTGATCAATGGTGGCTCCCATGCTGGGAACAAGCTGGCCATGCAGGAGTTCATGATCCTCCCAGTGGGTGCTGAGAGCTTTCGGGACGCCATGCGACTTGGGGCAGAGGTCTACCACACGCTCAAGGGGGTCATCAAGGACAAGTATGGCAAGGATGCCACCAATGTAGGCGATGAAGGAGGTTTTGCCCCCAATATCCTGGAGAACAGTGAAG CCTTGGAGCTGGTGAAGGAAGCAATCGACAAGGCTGGCTACACGGAAAAGATCGTCATTGGCATGGATGTTGCTGCCTCAGAGTTTTATCGTGATGGCAAATATGACTTGGACTTCAAGTCTCCCCCTGATCCTTCTCGATACATCACTGGGGACCAGCTGGGGGCCCTCTACCAGGACTTTGTCAGGGACTATCCTG TGGTCTCCATTGAAGATCCGTTTGATCAGGATGATTGGGCTGCCTGGTCCAAGTTCACAGCCAATGTAGGGATCCAGATTGTGGGTGATGATCTGACAGTAACCAACCCAAAGCGTATTGAGCGGGCAGTGGAGGAAAAGGCCTGCAACTGCCTGCTGCTCAAGGTCAACCAGATCGGCTCTGTAACTGAAGCCATCCAGGC GTGCAAGCTGGCCCAGGAGAATGGCTGGGGGGTCATGGTGAGTCATCGCTCAGGAGAGACGGAGGACACGTTCATCGCTGACCTGGTTGTGGGGTTGTGCACAGGCCAG ATCAAGACTGGTGCCCCGTGCCGTTCTGAGCGTCTGGCCAAGTACAACCAGCTCATGAG AATCGAAGAAGAGCTAGGGGATGAGGCACGCTTCGCTGGACATAACTTCCGCAATCCCAGTGTGCTGTGA
- the LRRC23 gene encoding leucine-rich repeat-containing protein 23 codes for MSDEDDLEDFEPDQDDLEKEEDEKETEEGEDYRKEGEDFTEDWMPNALTEDLMKEGLSLLCKTGNGLAHAYVKLEVKDRDLTDISLLRSYIHLRYVDVSENHLTDLSPLNYLTHLLWLKADGNRLRSAQLDELPYLQIASFAYNQITDTEGISHPRLGSLDLKGNRIRMVTGLDPQKLNSLHTLELRGNQLDSTLGINLPKLKNLFLAQNMLKKVEGLENLSNLTTLHLRDNQIETLSGFSGEMKSLQYLNLRGNMVTDLGELAKLRDLPKLRALVLLENPCTDESDYRQEALVQMAHLERLDKDFYEEEERAEADEIRQRLKEDQEHQAEPDHEEDLDQSTNQQQF; via the exons ATGTCAGATGAAGATGATCTGGAAGACTTTGAGCCAGACCAGGatgatcttgaaaaagaagaggatGAGAAGGAGACAGAGGAGGGAGAGGACTACAGGAAAGAGGGGGAAGACTTCACTGAGGAT TGGATGCCCAATGCCCTCACAGAGGACTTGATGAAGGAAGGGCTTTCTTTGCTCTGTAAGACTGGCAATGGACTGGCTCATGCTTATGTCAAGCTGGAGGTCAAAGACAG GGATCTGACAGACATCTCCTTGCTGCGCTCCTACATCCATCTGCGCTATGTGGATGTTTCTGAGAACCACCTGACAGACTTGTCTCCACTCAATTACCTCACCCACCTGCTGTGGCTCAAGGCTGATGGCAACCGGCTGCGGAGTGCTCAGCTGGATGAACTGCCCTACCTGCAGATTGCCAGTTTTGCTTATAACCAGATCACTGATACTGAGGGCATCTCTCATCCTCGCCTGGGCAGCCTGGACCTCAAAG GGAATCGTATCCGCATGGTGACAGGTCTGGACCCCCAAAAGCTGAACAGCCTGCACACACTGGAGCTTCGGGGGAACCAGCTGGACAGCACCCTAGGGATTAACCTCCCTAAACTGAAGAACCTCTTCCTG GCCCAGAACATGCTGAAGAAGGTGGAAGGCTTGGAGAACCTAAGCAATCTCACCACCTTGCATCTTCGAGACAACCAGATTGAGACTCTGAGTGGCTTTTCTGGGGAAATGAAATCACTGCAATACCTCAACTTAAG GGGCAATATGGTGACCGACCTGGGGGAGCTGGCCAAGCTTCGGGACCTGCCCAAGCTGCGGGCCCTGGTGCTGCTGGAAAACCCATGCACAGATGAGAGTGACTACCGCCAGGAGGCCCTGGTGCAGATGGCACACCTTGAACGGCTGGACAAGGACTTCTATGAGGAGGAGGAGCGGGCTGAGGCTGATGAGATCCGTCAGAGGTTGAAGGAGGACCAGGAGCATCAGGCTGAGCCTGATCACGAGGAAGACCTGGACCAGTCAACAAACCAGCAGCAGTTCTAG